The following are encoded together in the Halopseudomonas salegens genome:
- the phrB gene encoding deoxyribodipyrimidine photo-lyase, with protein MQLCWLRNDLRLSDNHALWHAREQGPVVVVCLLCPTTWQEHADAPIKMDFWLRNLASLSHDLQALNIPLRVLEVPDWQDAPEALLQLADEIGSNGLHFNDEYGIHEQQRDDAVAATFERAGRSCQRYTDQLLFEPGSLLTQAGSMFKVYSQFRRLAYRELHRSCPPCLPRIAAQDQAPCASDPVPTELADFRASDSQRALWPAGEAAAAERLSLFCEQIMADYDAQRDRPDVDGTSRLSAYLTGGVLSVRQCLHAALTCNQGEFDSGQAGAVSWINELLWREFYKHILVCYPRVSRHRAFRPEMDAVPWRNDPAGLQAWQHGKTGFPILDAAMRQLLATGWMHNRLRMLSAMFLTKNLLIDWREGERWFMQHLIDGDLAANNGGWQWSASTGTDAAPYFRIFNPLTQSERFDPQGDFIRQWLPELAGLTGKQIHQPIKADLFNAIDYPAAIVDLKQTRQRALETFKSLGDSA; from the coding sequence TTGCAGCTGTGCTGGCTTCGCAACGACCTGCGCCTGTCTGACAATCACGCCCTGTGGCACGCCCGTGAACAAGGTCCCGTTGTGGTCGTATGTCTGCTCTGCCCGACTACCTGGCAAGAGCACGCAGACGCACCGATCAAGATGGACTTCTGGCTGCGTAACCTGGCCAGCCTGAGTCACGATTTGCAGGCGCTGAATATTCCCCTGCGAGTGCTTGAGGTGCCGGACTGGCAGGACGCACCCGAGGCTCTGCTGCAACTGGCTGATGAAATCGGCAGCAACGGCCTGCACTTCAATGACGAGTACGGTATTCACGAACAACAACGGGACGACGCCGTAGCCGCCACCTTTGAGCGTGCCGGACGCTCATGTCAGCGATATACCGATCAGCTGTTGTTCGAACCCGGCAGCCTGCTGACCCAGGCCGGCAGCATGTTCAAGGTGTACAGCCAGTTCCGTCGCCTGGCCTACCGCGAGCTGCATCGCAGCTGCCCGCCCTGCCTGCCGCGCATAGCGGCTCAGGACCAGGCACCCTGCGCCAGCGATCCGGTGCCCACCGAGCTGGCGGACTTTCGTGCCAGCGACAGTCAGCGCGCCCTGTGGCCGGCCGGTGAAGCCGCTGCCGCTGAACGCCTGAGCCTGTTCTGTGAGCAGATCATGGCGGATTACGATGCACAACGTGACCGCCCTGACGTCGACGGCACCAGCCGCCTTTCAGCCTATCTGACCGGCGGTGTGCTGTCCGTGCGCCAATGCCTGCATGCCGCTCTGACCTGTAATCAGGGTGAGTTCGACAGCGGCCAGGCCGGCGCCGTGAGCTGGATCAACGAGCTGCTCTGGCGCGAGTTCTATAAGCACATTCTGGTCTGCTACCCACGGGTATCGCGGCACCGGGCTTTCCGCCCGGAAATGGACGCTGTGCCCTGGCGTAACGACCCTGCCGGGCTACAAGCCTGGCAGCACGGCAAGACCGGTTTCCCGATCCTGGATGCCGCCATGCGCCAATTGCTGGCAACCGGCTGGATGCACAACCGTCTGCGCATGCTCAGCGCCATGTTTCTGACCAAGAACCTGCTGATTGACTGGCGCGAAGGCGAACGCTGGTTTATGCAGCATCTGATTGACGGTGACCTCGCCGCCAATAATGGTGGCTGGCAGTGGAGCGCCTCTACCGGCACCGATGCCGCACCCTATTTTCGCATTTTCAACCCACTGACCCAGTCGGAAAGATTTGACCCTCAGGGTGATTTCATCCGCCAGTGGCTGCCCGAACTGGCTGGCCTCACGGGCAAGCAGATCCACCAGCCGATCAAGGCCGATCTGTTCAATGCCATTGATTACCCTGCAGCCATTGTTGATCTCAAACAGACCCGTCAGCGGGCGCTTGAAACCTTCAAATCTCTGGGAGACAGCGCATGA
- a CDS encoding nuclear transport factor 2 family protein yields the protein MTTTVAERFAQGFAALNKDNLSQLAELYHEDMVFTDPLHEIHGLAAMQAYCANLYANVTHIAFAFHHCQQLSDTEAVLRWTMTYQHPRLQRGQPIAVEGCSFVQFRGDKVCRHRDYFDAGALLYEHLPLLGRLIAWLKRRLA from the coding sequence ATGACCACAACCGTTGCCGAGCGTTTTGCGCAGGGATTTGCCGCACTGAACAAGGACAACCTGTCGCAACTGGCCGAGCTCTACCACGAAGACATGGTGTTCACCGATCCACTGCACGAAATCCATGGGTTGGCTGCCATGCAGGCTTACTGCGCCAACCTGTATGCCAACGTCACCCATATCGCATTTGCTTTTCACCACTGCCAGCAGCTAAGCGACACCGAAGCCGTGCTGCGCTGGACCATGACTTACCAACATCCGCGCCTGCAACGCGGGCAACCGATTGCGGTCGAAGGTTGTAGCTTTGTGCAATTTCGCGGCGACAAGGTCTGCCGCCATCGAGACTATTTTGATGCCGGCGCCCTGCTCTACGAGCACTTGCCACTGCTGGGCCGGCTGATTGCGTGGCTGAAAAGGAGATTGGCATGA
- a CDS encoding SDR family NAD(P)-dependent oxidoreductase: MNPQRIWLTGASSGIGLALARELANAGHQLALTARRREPLDELAAEFPGQIEVLTADMTEQAEVIAVAEAMQDKWGALDLAILNAGTCEYVDVSSFDSALFARVMAANVQGTVHCIEAALPLLRKGEKPRLVGVGSSVTFCPLPRAEAYGASKAAIRYLFQSLELDLAQWDIGVSLVSPGFVETPLTAQNDFPMPMQVSSEKAARKIVKGIARGQREIRFPGIFIGFLRLLGSLPNSLRFALTKGMARTDSEGRD; encoded by the coding sequence ATGAATCCGCAACGTATCTGGCTGACCGGTGCCTCCAGCGGTATCGGCCTGGCGCTCGCCCGCGAACTGGCCAACGCAGGCCATCAACTGGCGCTGACTGCACGGCGCCGTGAACCACTGGATGAGCTGGCTGCCGAGTTCCCCGGGCAAATCGAGGTACTGACCGCCGATATGACCGAGCAGGCAGAGGTCATCGCTGTGGCAGAGGCTATGCAGGATAAATGGGGAGCGCTGGACCTGGCGATCCTGAATGCGGGTACCTGCGAGTATGTTGACGTATCCAGTTTCGACTCTGCCCTGTTTGCCCGCGTCATGGCCGCCAACGTTCAGGGGACCGTGCACTGCATTGAGGCTGCGCTGCCCTTGCTGCGCAAAGGGGAAAAACCCCGGCTGGTCGGTGTTGGCAGCAGCGTAACCTTCTGCCCGCTCCCCCGTGCGGAAGCCTACGGGGCATCCAAGGCCGCCATACGCTACCTCTTTCAGTCACTGGAGCTGGATCTGGCGCAGTGGGATATTGGTGTCAGTCTGGTCAGCCCCGGCTTTGTCGAGACGCCGCTGACCGCCCAGAATGACTTCCCCATGCCCATGCAGGTCAGCAGCGAAAAAGCCGCCCGCAAGATCGTCAAAGGCATCGCCCGTGGCCAACGGGAAATCCGCTTCCCGGGCATTTTCATCGGCTTCCTGCGCTTGCTCGGCAGCCTGCCCAACAGCCTCCGCTTTGCCCTGACCAAAGGCATGGCCCGGACCGATAGCGAGGGGCGTGACTGA
- a CDS encoding NAD(P)/FAD-dependent oxidoreductase: MRIAIIGTGISGLVCGYKLAAQHELTVFEAVDWVGGHTHTVDIEMQGQPYAIDTGFIVFNDWTYPNFIQLMNEIGVSSRPTEMSFSVHDPVSRMEYNGNNLNSLFAQRSNLLSPGFLGMVGDILRFNRQALRDLSEERISAETTLGDYLVAEGYGQRFIDHYIIPMGSAIWSMSLADMLAFPLQFFVRFFRNHGLLSVSDRPQWRVIQGGSRSYVAPLSAAFAERIRLNCPVQRVERTLEGVTIHSAAGSETFDKVIFACHSDQALAMLSDPSEQELAILGAIGYADNDVVLHTDTRLLPDRKLAWASWNYRLGGDRQQPAAVTYNMNILQGIQAPETFCVSLNQTAAIDPQKILARFSYAHPQFSLSAQQAQQRWRELLGARHSYFCGAYWANGFHEDGVVSALRVVDALQEEPL; this comes from the coding sequence ATGCGCATAGCCATTATCGGTACCGGCATATCCGGCCTGGTTTGTGGCTACAAACTGGCCGCGCAGCACGAATTGACTGTATTCGAGGCCGTCGACTGGGTGGGTGGTCACACGCACACGGTCGATATCGAGATGCAGGGTCAGCCTTATGCTATCGACACCGGCTTTATTGTGTTCAATGACTGGACTTACCCCAACTTTATCCAGTTGATGAACGAGATTGGCGTCAGCTCCAGGCCCACCGAAATGAGTTTTTCCGTGCATGACCCGGTCAGCCGCATGGAATACAACGGCAACAACCTGAACAGCCTGTTTGCCCAACGCAGCAACCTGCTTTCACCGGGTTTCCTCGGCATGGTTGGCGATATCCTGCGCTTCAATCGCCAGGCTCTGCGGGACCTCAGCGAAGAACGCATCAGTGCGGAAACCACGCTCGGGGATTACCTCGTGGCGGAAGGCTACGGCCAGCGATTTATCGACCATTACATCATTCCAATGGGATCGGCGATCTGGTCCATGTCACTGGCCGATATGCTGGCCTTTCCGCTGCAGTTCTTTGTACGCTTCTTCCGCAATCACGGTTTGCTCTCGGTCAGTGATCGCCCACAGTGGCGTGTCATTCAGGGTGGATCGCGCAGTTATGTTGCTCCCCTGAGTGCCGCCTTCGCCGAACGTATTCGCCTGAACTGTCCGGTGCAACGCGTTGAACGCACGCTTGAGGGAGTAACCATTCACAGTGCCGCCGGCAGCGAAACATTCGACAAGGTGATCTTTGCCTGTCACAGCGATCAGGCGTTGGCGATGTTGAGTGACCCCAGTGAACAGGAATTGGCGATTCTCGGGGCCATTGGTTATGCCGACAACGATGTTGTATTGCACACCGACACCCGCCTGCTACCTGATCGCAAGCTGGCCTGGGCCAGCTGGAACTATCGACTCGGTGGCGACCGCCAGCAGCCGGCGGCAGTTACCTACAACATGAATATCCTGCAGGGTATACAGGCGCCGGAAACCTTCTGTGTCAGCCTGAACCAGACTGCCGCCATTGATCCACAAAAGATCCTCGCCCGCTTCAGTTACGCGCACCCACAGTTCAGCCTGTCGGCACAACAGGCCCAGCAACGCTGGCGTGAACTGCTTGGCGCACGACACAGCTATTTCTGTGGTGCTTATTGGGCCAACGGCTTCCACGAAGATGGCGTGGTCAGTGCCCTGCGGGTGGTTGATGCCTTGCAGGAGGAGCCGCTATGA
- a CDS encoding DUF1365 domain-containing protein, with translation MNASSALYRGWIRHRRYAPKTHNFTYRLSLLWLNLDEQAEVFKLSSLWSGRWWSPMRFRPDDYLRHHAREHENLQQTARRLVSEQLGLHLNGPVCLLTQVRSFGLVFNPASFFYCYDQAHKLRAIITEVSNTPWLERYCYVMKTDPEQRTQNFQVAKSFQVSPFLPAELDYRMRFSQPGKTLLIHMEDWQANEKLFDATLNLARQPLSKSLLRREACSFPFMVLKTITGIYWQALRLALKRIPIFDHQAPVQITTAATAIKVKESSHEKH, from the coding sequence ATGAATGCATCCAGCGCACTGTACCGGGGCTGGATCAGGCATCGCCGATACGCCCCGAAAACCCACAACTTCACTTACCGGCTGAGCCTGCTGTGGCTCAATCTGGATGAGCAGGCTGAGGTATTCAAGCTGAGTAGCCTGTGGTCTGGCCGCTGGTGGTCACCCATGCGCTTTCGTCCCGACGATTATCTGCGCCACCACGCCCGCGAGCATGAAAACCTGCAACAGACCGCCCGACGACTGGTCAGTGAGCAACTGGGGCTGCACCTGAATGGCCCGGTCTGCCTGCTGACCCAGGTACGCAGTTTCGGTCTGGTGTTCAACCCGGCGTCCTTTTTTTACTGCTACGACCAGGCGCACAAGCTGCGCGCCATCATCACCGAAGTCAGCAATACGCCCTGGCTGGAACGGTACTGCTATGTGATGAAAACCGATCCCGAGCAGCGCACGCAGAATTTCCAGGTGGCCAAATCCTTCCAGGTGTCACCCTTCCTGCCAGCCGAGCTGGATTACCGCATGCGCTTCAGTCAGCCGGGTAAAACCCTGCTGATCCACATGGAAGACTGGCAGGCCAACGAAAAACTCTTCGACGCCACACTCAACTTGGCCCGCCAGCCGCTGAGCAAAAGTCTGTTGCGCCGCGAGGCCTGCAGCTTTCCGTTCATGGTGCTGAAAACCATAACCGGCATTTACTGGCAGGCACTGCGCCTCGCTCTGAAACGCATTCCCATTTTTGATCACCAGGCCCCGGTACAGATCACCACCGCGGCTACTGCTATCAAGGTCAAGGAGTCTTCGCATGAAAAGCATTGA
- a CDS encoding SAM-dependent methyltransferase translates to MQALSRRLVLAQLKSLRFGLLTLHEDGQVLQFGQPDEDGLHAEVHLHSAAAYPMVAGNGSVGAGESYIHGFWTTPDLSAVTRLFVRNLSVLDAMEQGIARLGRPALKWMHWLNRNTLKGSRRNIQAHYDLGNDLFENFLDPSMMYSAAIFPPQCDNLEQAQQHKLERICRKLELKPGDHLLEIGTGWGSMAIYAAQHYGCRVTTTTLSQEQYAYAKDKVTELGLQDRITLLLKDYRELTGEYDKLVSIEMVEAVGHNYFRTYFEHCARRLKPHGLMLLQAITIRDQRYEQARRSVDFIQRYVFPGGSLPSVSLIGELTRKHTDLAMLHLEDIGLHYAETLRHWYRNLKNARSHLQQLGYDDYFFRLWEFYLCYCEGGFDERSIGTAQILFSKPDARPDLHLHTLGA, encoded by the coding sequence ATGCAGGCGCTGTCCCGCCGCCTGGTGTTGGCTCAATTGAAGTCACTGCGCTTTGGCTTGCTGACCTTGCACGAAGATGGTCAGGTCCTGCAATTCGGCCAGCCCGATGAAGATGGCCTGCACGCCGAAGTTCACTTGCACAGTGCAGCGGCTTATCCCATGGTGGCCGGCAACGGCAGTGTCGGGGCGGGAGAGTCCTATATTCACGGCTTCTGGACCACGCCGGACTTGAGCGCGGTTACTCGCCTTTTTGTACGCAACCTCAGCGTACTGGATGCCATGGAGCAGGGTATTGCTCGACTGGGCCGGCCGGCACTGAAATGGATGCACTGGCTTAACCGCAACACACTGAAAGGCTCTCGCCGGAATATTCAGGCGCACTACGATCTCGGCAATGACCTGTTCGAGAATTTTCTCGATCCCAGCATGATGTACTCGGCCGCTATTTTCCCACCCCAGTGTGACAACCTGGAACAGGCTCAGCAGCACAAGCTGGAGCGCATCTGTCGCAAGCTGGAACTCAAGCCGGGCGACCACCTGCTGGAGATTGGGACCGGTTGGGGCAGTATGGCCATCTATGCAGCGCAGCATTATGGCTGCCGCGTGACCACCACGACGCTGTCACAGGAGCAATACGCCTACGCCAAGGACAAGGTCACTGAGCTTGGCCTGCAAGACCGCATTACCCTGCTGCTCAAGGATTACCGCGAGCTGACCGGGGAATACGACAAACTGGTCTCGATCGAAATGGTCGAAGCCGTCGGCCACAACTATTTCCGCACCTATTTCGAGCACTGCGCCCGGCGCTTGAAGCCGCACGGCCTGATGTTGCTGCAAGCCATCACCATCAGGGATCAGCGTTATGAGCAGGCGCGCAGGAGCGTCGATTTCATCCAGCGTTATGTGTTTCCCGGTGGCTCGCTGCCGTCGGTCAGCCTGATTGGCGAGCTGACGCGCAAGCATACCGATCTGGCCATGCTGCACCTGGAAGACATCGGCCTGCATTACGCAGAGACCCTGCGCCACTGGTACCGCAACCTGAAGAACGCACGCAGCCATCTGCAGCAACTCGGGTATGATGACTACTTTTTCCGGCTCTGGGAGTTCTACCTGTGTTACTGCGAGGGCGGCTTTGATGAGCGCTCGATCGGTACCGCACAGATCCTGTTCAGCAAACCCGATGCCCGGCCGGACCTGCACTTGCATACCCTGGGAGCCTGA
- a CDS encoding DUF2878 domain-containing protein: MPTKLIANAVLFQLGWFAAILGGSSVWLLIPLAVLLVHFTWISSWAAEGKLVMSVFFAGAALDSFLMHLGVFDFPGESDLVPLWLALLWALLATTLNHCLAWTRRWWLAAGVGAIAAPCSYLAGAALADVRLPLGTLPSILILAATWAIVLPVLHGFAHLYREQYRQRLAAEQQRNPARS, from the coding sequence ATGCCAACCAAGCTGATTGCCAATGCCGTCCTGTTTCAGCTCGGCTGGTTTGCCGCGATACTTGGCGGTAGCTCTGTCTGGCTGCTGATTCCGCTTGCTGTGCTACTGGTCCACTTTACCTGGATAAGTAGCTGGGCCGCCGAAGGTAAACTGGTAATGAGCGTTTTCTTTGCCGGTGCAGCGCTGGATTCGTTTCTCATGCACCTTGGCGTATTCGACTTCCCCGGCGAATCCGATCTGGTTCCATTGTGGCTGGCCTTGCTCTGGGCATTGCTGGCCACCACGCTGAACCATTGTCTGGCATGGACTCGGCGCTGGTGGCTGGCAGCCGGCGTCGGCGCCATTGCCGCACCCTGCTCCTATCTGGCAGGCGCTGCACTGGCCGATGTCAGGTTGCCGCTGGGCACGCTGCCCAGCATACTGATTCTGGCCGCCACCTGGGCCATCGTACTGCCGGTTCTGCACGGCTTCGCCCATCTTTACCGCGAGCAATATCGCCAACGGCTGGCCGCCGAACAACAACGCAATCCGGCTAGAAGTTAA
- a CDS encoding acyloxyacyl hydrolase, producing MKNKWVVSIAGLCALLMSSSGMAQDAFSLDAGRSSESTTALRLGAQWDFDRTLWQSNSGQLRLNGYWDLAATYWGSLDTVSLDASPVLRLNIGSAGRTPQAYLEAGIGVAWFSRSRLAPGTRLGSSLQFADRLGVGMRLANGDDVAIRYFHYSNAGFNRRNSGVDKLVLHYRLNF from the coding sequence ATGAAAAACAAGTGGGTTGTCAGTATTGCCGGCCTGTGTGCGCTGCTGATGTCCTCGTCCGGTATGGCACAGGACGCGTTCAGTCTGGATGCGGGTCGCAGCTCGGAATCAACTACGGCCCTGCGCCTGGGTGCACAATGGGATTTTGACCGGACCTTGTGGCAGAGCAACAGTGGCCAACTGAGGCTGAATGGGTACTGGGATCTGGCGGCAACGTATTGGGGGAGTCTGGATACTGTGAGCCTTGATGCCTCTCCGGTACTGCGGCTGAATATCGGCAGTGCTGGCCGGACCCCTCAGGCTTATCTTGAGGCCGGGATCGGTGTTGCCTGGTTCAGCCGTTCACGCCTGGCGCCAGGTACCCGACTGGGTTCCAGCCTGCAATTTGCCGATCGTCTGGGTGTCGGCATGCGTCTGGCCAATGGCGATGATGTGGCTATACGCTATTTCCATTATTCGAATGCAGGCTTCAACCGCCGCAACAGCGGGGTTGATAAGTTGGTACTGCACTATCGGCTTAACTTCTAG
- the murI gene encoding glutamate racemase has product MNCSPIGVFDSGLGGLSVLNEIRQQLPRESLLYVADCGYVPYGDKPPELIRQRSRQIAAFLLAQGAKALVVACNTATAAAINDLRSCYDLPIIGMEPAVKPATQATRSGVVGVLATTGTLQSAKFAALLDRFAGDVEVITQPCPGLVECVERGELHSPATRALLQRYVAPLLAAGCDTLILGCTHYPFLRPLLAELVPADVALIDTGAAVARQLGERLQAADIQTAAECAAQDAFWTTGSVAGMQQSMPALWRGPASVQPLSL; this is encoded by the coding sequence ATGAACTGCTCGCCAATCGGGGTATTTGACTCCGGCCTCGGCGGCCTCTCCGTGCTGAATGAAATCCGCCAGCAGCTGCCGCGGGAAAGCCTGCTCTATGTGGCTGACTGTGGCTATGTTCCCTACGGCGACAAGCCACCTGAACTGATTCGCCAGCGCAGCCGGCAGATTGCGGCGTTTCTGCTGGCACAAGGCGCCAAGGCCCTGGTGGTGGCTTGCAACACGGCGACGGCTGCAGCCATCAACGATTTGCGCAGCTGTTATGACCTGCCGATTATCGGCATGGAGCCGGCGGTAAAGCCCGCCACTCAGGCCACACGCAGCGGTGTAGTCGGTGTGCTGGCCACCACCGGCACCTTGCAAAGCGCCAAGTTTGCCGCCCTGCTGGATCGCTTTGCCGGTGATGTCGAGGTCATTACCCAGCCCTGCCCGGGGCTGGTCGAGTGTGTCGAACGGGGTGAACTGCACAGCCCGGCTACCCGGGCCCTGCTGCAGCGCTATGTGGCGCCACTGCTGGCAGCCGGTTGCGATACGCTGATTCTGGGTTGTACCCATTACCCGTTTTTACGCCCCTTGCTGGCTGAGTTGGTGCCTGCGGATGTTGCCTTGATCGATACTGGCGCTGCAGTAGCCAGGCAACTGGGTGAGCGCCTGCAGGCGGCCGACATCCAGACCGCCGCCGAATGCGCGGCACAAGACGCTTTCTGGACGACCGGCTCGGTCGCTGGGATGCAACAGAGCATGCCGGCGCTATGGCGTGGTCCGGCATCCGTGCAGCCTTTGTCCCTATGA
- a CDS encoding molybdopterin-synthase adenylyltransferase MoeB, which produces MDDQQLLRYSRQILLAQVDIDGQQRLLDSHVLIVGVGGLGAPVALYLAAAGVGQITLADPDQVDLTNLQRQIIHQQADIGRDKVASASERLLALNPQLQIDTLPLALSGQALAEAVEAVDLVLDCSDNFATRQAVNRACVAARKPLVSGAAIRLEGQLSVFDPRRDDSPCYQCLYGDGEETTLSCSEAGVLGPLVGTIGSLQALEALKLLAGFGTPLVGRLLLLDALDGRFRELRVPRDPACACCGAGSKA; this is translated from the coding sequence ATGGATGATCAGCAACTGTTGCGCTACAGCCGTCAGATTCTGCTGGCGCAGGTGGATATCGACGGCCAGCAGCGCTTGCTCGACAGCCACGTGCTGATCGTCGGTGTTGGCGGACTGGGTGCGCCGGTGGCCCTCTATCTGGCTGCTGCCGGGGTCGGGCAGATCACCCTGGCCGACCCGGACCAGGTTGATCTGACCAATCTGCAACGACAAATCATCCATCAACAGGCGGATATTGGCCGCGACAAGGTCGCGTCGGCCAGTGAGCGTCTGCTGGCGCTGAATCCCCAGCTGCAGATCGACACCCTGCCGCTGGCGCTCTCCGGCCAGGCACTGGCCGAAGCGGTAGAGGCGGTGGATCTGGTGCTGGATTGCAGTGATAACTTTGCCACCCGGCAGGCAGTGAATCGCGCCTGCGTTGCGGCGCGCAAACCGCTGGTATCCGGCGCTGCCATCCGCCTGGAAGGGCAGCTCAGTGTATTTGATCCACGGCGTGATGACAGCCCCTGTTACCAATGTCTGTATGGCGATGGTGAAGAAACCACCCTTAGCTGCAGTGAAGCCGGCGTGCTTGGCCCGCTGGTCGGTACCATAGGCAGTTTGCAGGCGCTGGAAGCGCTCAAATTGCTGGCGGGATTTGGTACGCCACTGGTTGGCCGCTTGTTGTTGCTGGATGCGCTGGATGGGCGCTTCCGTGAACTGCGGGTACCGCGTGACCCCGCGTGCGCCTGTTGTGGTGCGGGGTCAAAGGCATGA
- the prmC gene encoding peptide chain release factor N(5)-glutamine methyltransferase — translation MRIDQVLAAVDLPDSGSPRLDAELLLAAVLDKSRSYLRTWPEYELTAPQLNLYRTLLARRRAGEPVAYLLGRQGFWSLDLAVAPSTLIPRPDTERLVELALELGPTGAARVLDLGTGSGAIALALASERPQWQLTGVDRVTDAVALATRNAEELGLRNVSFQRSDWFAGVSGQRFDLVVSNPPYIASDDPHLSQGDVRFEPSSALVSGNDGLQDVRQIIGESRKHLQGWLLLEHGWQQAAAVQALLHEQGYQAVASWQDLAGQTRVTGGQWHG, via the coding sequence ATGCGCATTGATCAGGTCTTGGCTGCGGTTGACTTGCCGGATTCCGGCAGCCCGCGACTGGATGCCGAGTTGCTGCTGGCGGCTGTGCTCGACAAGTCGCGCAGCTATCTGCGGACCTGGCCGGAATATGAGCTGACCGCGCCGCAACTGAACCTCTATCGGACGCTGCTTGCGCGCCGTCGTGCCGGCGAGCCGGTGGCCTATCTGCTTGGCCGCCAGGGCTTCTGGTCATTGGATCTGGCCGTGGCGCCCAGCACCCTGATACCGCGACCGGATACCGAGCGATTGGTCGAGCTGGCCCTGGAGCTGGGTCCGACCGGCGCTGCCCGGGTGCTGGATCTGGGTACCGGCAGCGGGGCGATTGCCCTGGCCCTGGCCAGTGAGCGGCCCCAGTGGCAGCTTACTGGCGTTGATCGGGTGACCGACGCTGTGGCGCTGGCCACGCGCAATGCCGAGGAACTGGGCCTGCGCAATGTCAGCTTTCAGCGCAGCGACTGGTTTGCCGGGGTGAGTGGCCAGCGGTTTGATCTGGTGGTCAGCAACCCGCCCTATATTGCCAGTGATGATCCGCACCTGAGTCAGGGTGATGTGCGTTTCGAGCCGAGCAGCGCCCTGGTCAGCGGCAACGATGGTTTGCAGGATGTTCGCCAGATCATCGGTGAGTCCCGCAAGCATCTGCAGGGTTGGCTACTATTGGAACACGGCTGGCAACAGGCGGCGGCGGTACAGGCCCTGTTGCATGAACAGGGCTATCAGGCGGTGGCCTCCTGGCAGGACCTGGCCGGGCAGACGCGAGTAACCGGAGGGCAGTGGCATGGATGA
- the prfA gene encoding peptide chain release factor 1 produces the protein MKASLLNRLDTLQDRFEELSALLSDAEVISDQGRFREYSKEYAELETTMDCYQQWRSVQADLDEARTLLKDSDADMRAMAEEDLAVGTEQLEQLEQTLNQLLLPKDPDDERNVFLEVRAGTGGDEAALFAGDLFRMYLRYAERQGWRVEVLSENEGEHGGFKEVIARVEGASVYARLKFESGAHRVQRVPETESQGRIHTSACTVAVLPEMDEQAAIDINPADLRVDTFRASGAGGQHINKTDSAIRLTHLPSGMVVECQEERSQHKNRAKAMSLLQSRLANQQREAQEKQLSDTRRLLVGSGDRSERIRTYNFPQGRVTDHRINLTLYSLDEVIQGNLEAVIEPLRREYQADQMAALDAH, from the coding sequence ATGAAGGCTTCACTGCTTAACCGCCTGGATACCCTGCAAGACCGTTTTGAAGAGCTGTCGGCTTTACTCAGTGATGCTGAGGTGATCAGTGATCAAGGGCGTTTTCGCGAGTACTCGAAAGAATATGCCGAGCTGGAAACCACCATGGACTGCTACCAGCAATGGCGCAGCGTGCAGGCTGACCTGGATGAGGCGCGTACGCTGCTCAAGGACAGCGATGCGGACATGCGTGCGATGGCCGAAGAGGATCTGGCGGTCGGGACCGAGCAGCTGGAGCAGCTGGAGCAGACGCTGAACCAGCTGCTATTGCCCAAGGACCCGGATGACGAACGCAATGTGTTTCTGGAAGTTCGCGCCGGTACTGGTGGTGATGAAGCCGCACTCTTTGCCGGTGACCTGTTCCGCATGTACCTGCGTTATGCCGAGCGCCAGGGCTGGCGTGTAGAGGTGCTGTCAGAGAACGAAGGCGAGCATGGCGGTTTCAAGGAGGTTATCGCCCGGGTTGAGGGCGCCAGTGTCTATGCCCGGCTGAAGTTCGAGTCGGGTGCCCACCGCGTACAGCGGGTACCGGAAACCGAGTCCCAGGGCCGCATCCACACCTCGGCCTGCACGGTAGCGGTATTGCCGGAAATGGACGAGCAGGCCGCCATCGACATCAATCCTGCCGATTTGCGTGTGGACACTTTCCGCGCCTCCGGTGCTGGGGGTCAGCACATCAACAAGACCGATTCCGCGATTCGCCTGACCCACCTGCCCAGCGGCATGGTGGTGGAGTGTCAGGAAGAGCGTTCACAGCACAAGAACCGCGCCAAGGCCATGAGCCTGTTGCAGTCGCGTTTGGCCAATCAACAGCGGGAAGCGCAGGAAAAGCAGTTGTCGGATACCCGCCGTTTGCTGGTCGGTTCGGGTGACCGCTCAGAGCGCATTCGCACGTACAATTTCCCCCAGGGGCGGGTAACCGATCACCGCATCAACCTGACACTGTACAGCCTCGATGAAGTGATTCAGGGCAACCTGGAAGCGGTGATTGAACCTCTGCGGCGCGAATACCAGGCCGACCAGATGGCTGCACTGGATGCGCATTGA